In one Pyxidicoccus xibeiensis genomic region, the following are encoded:
- the rsmI gene encoding 16S rRNA (cytidine(1402)-2'-O)-methyltransferase, whose protein sequence is MAGTLYLVATPIGNLGDVTSRALETLRTVRFIACEDTRHSRVLLDHFGIGGKDLVSLPAFAEGQRAGRILDRIVEGEDCALVTDAGSPAISDPGERLVAEALERGVTVVPIPGPTALVAALSASGLPTGRFHFLGFLPRKGAERRAMLEEVAQLSATLVLYESPRRVGETLPDLLDAWGDRRACVARELTKLHEEFARGTLSELSARYAAEEPRGEVVVLVEGRTGERRWSEEELKRALEEGLSRGEKLKALSTELARRAGWAGQDVYRLGLSLKR, encoded by the coding sequence ATGGCTGGAACGCTCTATCTGGTGGCCACGCCCATCGGAAACCTGGGGGATGTCACGTCGCGGGCGCTGGAGACGCTGCGCACAGTGCGCTTCATCGCCTGTGAGGACACGCGCCACTCGCGGGTGCTGCTGGACCACTTCGGCATCGGCGGGAAGGACCTGGTGAGCCTGCCGGCCTTCGCGGAGGGGCAGCGGGCCGGGCGCATCCTGGACCGCATCGTCGAGGGCGAGGACTGCGCGCTCGTGACGGACGCGGGCAGCCCCGCCATCAGCGACCCGGGAGAGCGTCTGGTGGCCGAGGCGCTGGAGCGCGGGGTGACGGTGGTGCCCATTCCGGGCCCCACGGCCCTGGTGGCGGCGCTGAGTGCGTCCGGGCTGCCCACGGGCCGCTTCCACTTCCTGGGCTTCCTGCCGCGCAAGGGGGCGGAGCGCCGGGCCATGCTGGAGGAGGTGGCGCAGCTGTCCGCCACGCTGGTCCTCTACGAGTCTCCGCGCCGGGTGGGTGAGACGCTGCCCGACCTGCTGGACGCCTGGGGCGACCGGCGCGCATGCGTGGCGCGCGAGCTGACGAAGCTGCACGAGGAGTTCGCGCGGGGCACGCTGTCGGAGCTTTCGGCCCGCTACGCGGCGGAGGAGCCCCGGGGCGAGGTTGTGGTGCTGGTGGAAGGCCGCACCGGCGAGCGCCGCTGGTCCGAGGAGGAGCTGAAGCGGGCCTTGGAGGAGGGGCTGTCGCGCGGCGAGAAGCTCAAGGCGCTGAGCACCGAGCTGGCCCGCCGCGCGGGCTGGGCCGGTCAGGACGTCTACCGGCTGGGCCTATCACTGAAGCGGTGA
- a CDS encoding YraN family protein: MGRMEAGKRREYGDAAEAAAVALLEADGWRVLARNWTCRYGELDIVAERGDTVCFVEVRMRSTAVWGDPSHTVSFAKQRRVVKAALHYLFANELGERMMRFDVISVVGRGERATVEHIPGAFDAGM, from the coding sequence ATGGGACGGATGGAGGCGGGGAAGCGGCGGGAGTACGGGGACGCGGCGGAGGCGGCGGCGGTGGCGCTCCTGGAGGCGGATGGGTGGCGCGTGCTGGCGCGCAACTGGACGTGCCGCTACGGGGAGCTGGACATCGTGGCGGAGCGGGGCGACACCGTGTGCTTCGTGGAGGTGCGGATGCGCTCCACCGCGGTGTGGGGAGACCCGTCGCACACCGTGTCCTTCGCCAAGCAGCGCAGGGTGGTGAAGGCGGCGCTGCACTATCTGTTCGCCAACGAGCTGGGCGAGCGGATGATGCGTTTCGACGTGATTTCGGTGGTGGGGCGCGGAGAGCGTGCCACCGTGGAGCACATCCCCGGCGCCTTCGACGCGGGCATGTGA
- the ndk gene encoding nucleoside-diphosphate kinase: MAIERTLSIIKPDGLEKGVIGKIISRFEEKGLKPVAIRLQQLSQKEAEGFYAVHKARPFFKDLVQFMISGPVVLMVLEGENAVLGNRDIMGATNPAQAAAGTIRKDFATSIDKNTVHGSDSLENAKIEIAYFFRETEIQPYPYQK; encoded by the coding sequence ATGGCCATCGAGCGCACGCTGTCCATCATCAAGCCGGACGGTCTGGAGAAGGGCGTCATCGGGAAGATCATCAGCCGCTTCGAGGAGAAGGGTCTGAAGCCGGTCGCCATCCGGCTGCAGCAGCTCTCCCAGAAGGAGGCCGAGGGCTTCTACGCGGTCCACAAGGCCCGGCCCTTCTTCAAGGACCTGGTGCAGTTCATGATCTCCGGCCCGGTCGTCCTGATGGTGCTGGAGGGTGAGAACGCCGTCCTGGGCAACCGCGACATCATGGGCGCCACCAACCCGGCCCAGGCCGCCGCCGGCACCATCCGCAAGGACTTCGCCACCAGCATCGACAAGAACACGGTGCACGGCTCGGACAGCCTGGAGAACGCGAAGATCGAGATCGCGTACTTCTTCCGCGAGACGGAAATCCAGCCGTACCCGTACCAGAAGTAG
- the sucC gene encoding ADP-forming succinate--CoA ligase subunit beta — translation MKIHEYQGKEIFRKYGVPTPKGILALSPNEAEAAAKQLGTPVVVVKAQIHAGGRGKGGGVKLAKSPAEAKDLAKQMLGMKLKTIQTGPEGQTVHKVYIEEGLAIGQELYLGVTLDRATSRVTFMASREGGVEIEEVAEKHPEKILREAVDPAVGFTDFQGRKLAFGLGLTGPTVNKFVQFCSSLYRMFMETDASIVEVNPLVILKDGGVVALDAKVNFDENALYRHKELLEYRDLAEEEPRETQAKEWDLAYIALDGNIGCMVNGAGLAMATMDTIKLVGGAPANFLDVGGGASKEKVTAAFKLILADPAVKAVLVNIFGGIMKCDVIAEGIIAAAKEVKLQVPLVVRLEGTNVEKGKELLRNSGLAITPADNLRQAAEKAVAAIK, via the coding sequence ATGAAGATCCACGAGTACCAGGGCAAGGAAATCTTCCGGAAGTATGGCGTGCCCACGCCGAAGGGCATCCTCGCGCTCTCGCCCAACGAGGCGGAAGCCGCTGCCAAGCAGCTCGGCACGCCCGTGGTCGTCGTGAAGGCCCAGATCCACGCGGGCGGTCGCGGCAAGGGCGGTGGCGTGAAGCTCGCCAAGAGCCCCGCCGAGGCGAAGGACCTCGCCAAGCAGATGCTGGGCATGAAGCTGAAGACCATCCAGACCGGGCCGGAAGGCCAGACGGTCCACAAGGTCTACATCGAGGAAGGCCTCGCCATCGGCCAGGAGCTGTACCTCGGCGTGACGCTGGACCGCGCCACCAGCCGCGTCACCTTCATGGCCTCCCGCGAGGGCGGCGTGGAGATCGAGGAAGTGGCGGAGAAGCACCCCGAGAAGATCCTCCGCGAGGCGGTGGACCCGGCGGTGGGCTTCACCGACTTCCAGGGCCGCAAGCTGGCCTTCGGCCTGGGCCTCACCGGCCCCACGGTGAACAAGTTCGTCCAGTTCTGCTCCTCGCTCTACCGGATGTTCATGGAGACGGACGCCTCCATCGTGGAGGTCAACCCGCTCGTCATCCTGAAGGACGGCGGCGTGGTGGCGCTCGACGCGAAGGTGAACTTCGACGAGAACGCGCTCTACCGGCACAAGGAGCTGCTGGAGTACCGCGACCTCGCCGAGGAGGAGCCCCGTGAGACGCAGGCCAAGGAGTGGGACCTGGCCTACATCGCGCTCGACGGCAACATCGGCTGCATGGTGAACGGCGCCGGCCTGGCCATGGCCACCATGGACACCATCAAGCTGGTGGGCGGTGCGCCGGCCAACTTCCTGGACGTGGGCGGCGGCGCGAGCAAGGAGAAGGTCACCGCGGCCTTCAAGCTCATCCTCGCCGACCCGGCCGTGAAGGCCGTGCTCGTGAACATCTTCGGCGGCATCATGAAGTGCGACGTCATCGCCGAGGGCATCATCGCCGCGGCGAAGGAGGTCAAGCTCCAGGTCCCGCTCGTGGTCCGGCTGGAAGGCACCAACGTGGAGAAGGGCAAGGAGCTGCTGCGCAACTCCGGCCTTGCCATCACCCCGGCGGACAACCTGCGACAGGCGGCCGAGAAGGCCGTCGCGGCCATCAAGTAG
- the rpsP gene encoding 30S ribosomal protein S16 — MAVVLRLARAGAKKKPYYHVVATDSRNPRDGKFIEAVGAYDPNLEPPKVEFNEERLNYWLKTGATPSETVADLIKVAAKAKPAAPAV; from the coding sequence ATGGCCGTCGTCCTCCGTCTCGCCCGCGCGGGCGCCAAGAAGAAGCCGTACTACCACGTGGTCGCCACCGACTCCCGGAACCCCCGGGATGGCAAGTTCATCGAGGCCGTGGGCGCGTATGACCCCAACCTCGAGCCCCCCAAGGTGGAGTTCAACGAGGAGCGGCTGAACTACTGGCTGAAGACGGGCGCGACTCCCTCCGAGACGGTCGCGGACCTCATCAAGGTCGCCGCGAAGGCGAAGCCGGCCGCTCCCGCGGTCTGA
- the rlmN gene encoding 23S rRNA (adenine(2503)-C(2))-methyltransferase RlmN, translated as MSETSANTLPVTEPLPAPAPAKLVDVASLSLEGLTRFVTETLGERSFRAPQIYRWLHQRGVTSFDEMTDLSKALREKLKAQAEIVPLVKDTELRSTDGTIKYRWKTRDGRFIESVYMPTEDRKTLCVSTQVGCAMACGFCMTGTMGLKRNLTPGEIVAQVHAVNREVRKNEGLETYRPLSNLVFMGMGEPLHNFENLKTALSILQSQDGPNFSHRHITVSTVGLVPMIERFGQETDVKLAISLNASTDEQRSKTMPVNRKWNIAALLDACRKFPLRQGRRITFEYVLISGFNDADEDAHRLIELLKGIPVKVNLIPYNENPGLGFHTTGEERAEQFRAILADGHIAAYIRRNRGRDIAGACGQLANQGEAPVEGTT; from the coding sequence ATGTCCGAGACCTCCGCCAATACCCTCCCAGTCACCGAGCCGCTGCCGGCTCCCGCGCCCGCGAAGCTGGTGGACGTGGCCAGCCTGTCGCTGGAAGGCCTCACGCGCTTCGTCACCGAGACGCTGGGGGAGCGCTCCTTCCGCGCGCCGCAGATCTACCGCTGGCTGCACCAGCGCGGCGTCACCTCGTTCGACGAGATGACGGACCTGTCCAAGGCCCTGCGCGAGAAGCTCAAGGCCCAGGCGGAGATCGTCCCGCTGGTGAAGGACACGGAGCTGCGCAGCACCGACGGCACCATCAAGTACCGGTGGAAGACGCGGGACGGGCGCTTCATCGAGTCCGTCTACATGCCCACCGAGGACCGCAAGACGCTGTGCGTGTCCACCCAGGTGGGCTGCGCCATGGCGTGCGGCTTCTGCATGACGGGCACCATGGGGCTCAAGCGCAACCTCACCCCCGGGGAGATCGTCGCCCAGGTCCACGCGGTGAACCGCGAAGTCCGGAAGAACGAGGGGCTGGAGACCTACCGCCCGCTCAGCAACCTGGTGTTCATGGGCATGGGCGAGCCCCTGCACAACTTCGAGAACCTCAAGACGGCGCTCTCCATCCTCCAGTCGCAGGACGGGCCCAACTTCAGCCACCGGCACATCACCGTCTCCACGGTGGGCCTGGTGCCGATGATCGAGCGCTTCGGCCAGGAGACGGACGTCAAGCTGGCCATCTCCCTCAACGCCAGCACCGACGAGCAGCGCAGCAAGACGATGCCCGTCAACCGCAAGTGGAACATCGCGGCGCTGCTGGACGCGTGCCGGAAGTTCCCGCTGCGCCAGGGGCGCCGCATCACCTTCGAGTACGTGCTCATCTCGGGCTTCAACGACGCCGATGAGGACGCGCACCGGCTCATCGAGCTGCTGAAGGGAATCCCGGTGAAGGTGAACCTGATTCCCTACAACGAGAACCCCGGGCTGGGGTTCCACACCACCGGGGAGGAGCGGGCGGAGCAGTTCCGCGCCATCCTCGCCGATGGGCACATCGCAGCCTACATCCGCAGGAACCGGGGTCGGGACATCGCCGGTGCCTGCGGACAGCTCGCCAACCAGGGCGAGGCCCCCGTAGAGGGCACGACATAA
- a CDS encoding AAA family ATPase — MQFAEVAVQNVRGFSPAGRFALKAGYLVLKPPTAEASPLAGLSLALLFADGRGGDASFLTPGAKTGKAALTFVGVDGVTYRVLRELGGSGTLHRMNKATQQAELVSSDSSEISQFLRGQAGLPPRTTFEQVYCLQPAQLPSRRPRKPAAGATKVDPKTSGKFPSLASAPAVMPAEDISAAEAKLRALEQELVGASEVDQLQFKVDGLSSQVFDAEQRLKGTDGLKAAISDAEAAWRAAPTPESLGLPQDILSRVQRYPKVVAKRDDALARLNADRDAEAEAVPAQVESLKENRVFWAGIGAGVLFLGLSLGLGFGVDSTFRYLALLNIPSFGVAAFMALRYVDEVQKASRHGGKENRFDAREKKILDEFEAEAAPLRMAQKALGVESLEDIAPTLERKELLGARVVELKDQLQAMEADPDFVAAVTQRQALKEQLDALNAELTQKGSYVRDIREVEREMGRVKESIALAKAPPAPAAPSADGTPAPVEALEDPSPVLLSQAADVFTTDVLSVQGMLKERCLQYLTALTDRRYQGIEWDKEGRAFVLAAGKRIPVGELPPKDLDLYYLALRMTVVEKASARVKRPFVLEDVFTGVEEVKLPLIARMLKHLGTLTQVLHVTGHPGFAQMADGTVNV, encoded by the coding sequence ATGCAATTCGCCGAAGTCGCCGTCCAGAACGTCCGGGGCTTCTCGCCCGCGGGGCGGTTTGCCCTCAAGGCCGGGTACCTCGTCCTCAAGCCGCCCACGGCCGAGGCGAGTCCCCTGGCGGGCCTGTCCCTCGCGCTGCTCTTCGCCGACGGGCGCGGCGGTGACGCCAGCTTCCTGACGCCTGGCGCGAAGACGGGCAAGGCGGCCCTCACCTTCGTGGGCGTGGACGGGGTGACGTACCGCGTGCTGCGCGAGCTGGGGGGCTCCGGGACGCTGCACCGGATGAACAAGGCCACGCAGCAGGCGGAGCTGGTGTCCTCGGACTCGTCGGAGATCAGCCAGTTCCTCCGGGGCCAGGCGGGCCTTCCTCCGCGCACGACGTTCGAGCAGGTGTACTGCCTGCAGCCGGCGCAGCTGCCCTCGCGGAGGCCTCGCAAGCCGGCGGCCGGTGCGACGAAGGTCGACCCCAAGACGTCCGGGAAGTTCCCCTCGCTGGCCTCGGCGCCCGCGGTGATGCCCGCGGAGGACATCTCCGCCGCCGAGGCGAAGCTGCGCGCGCTCGAGCAGGAGCTGGTCGGCGCGAGCGAGGTGGATCAGCTCCAGTTCAAGGTGGACGGCCTGTCCTCACAGGTCTTCGATGCCGAGCAACGGCTGAAGGGCACCGACGGGCTGAAGGCGGCCATCTCCGACGCGGAGGCCGCGTGGCGTGCGGCGCCCACGCCGGAGTCGCTCGGGCTGCCGCAGGACATCCTCAGCCGCGTGCAGCGCTACCCCAAGGTGGTGGCGAAGCGGGATGACGCACTGGCCCGGCTGAACGCGGACCGCGACGCGGAGGCGGAGGCGGTGCCCGCGCAGGTGGAGTCCCTGAAGGAGAACCGCGTGTTCTGGGCGGGCATCGGGGCTGGCGTGCTCTTCCTGGGGCTGAGCCTGGGCCTGGGCTTCGGCGTGGACAGCACCTTCCGCTACCTGGCCCTGCTGAACATCCCGTCGTTCGGCGTGGCCGCCTTCATGGCGCTGCGCTACGTGGACGAAGTGCAGAAGGCGTCCCGGCACGGTGGCAAGGAGAACCGGTTCGACGCTCGCGAGAAGAAGATCCTCGACGAGTTCGAGGCCGAGGCCGCCCCGCTGCGCATGGCGCAGAAGGCGCTCGGCGTGGAGAGCCTGGAGGACATCGCGCCCACCCTGGAGCGCAAGGAATTGCTGGGCGCGCGCGTGGTGGAGCTGAAGGACCAGCTCCAGGCCATGGAGGCGGACCCCGACTTCGTGGCGGCGGTGACGCAGCGGCAGGCATTGAAGGAGCAACTGGACGCGCTGAACGCCGAGCTGACGCAGAAGGGCTCGTACGTGCGCGACATCCGCGAGGTGGAGCGGGAGATGGGCCGGGTGAAGGAGTCCATCGCCCTGGCCAAGGCGCCACCGGCCCCCGCGGCGCCGAGCGCGGATGGCACTCCGGCGCCGGTGGAGGCGCTGGAGGACCCGTCCCCCGTGCTGCTGTCCCAGGCCGCGGACGTCTTCACCACGGACGTGCTGTCGGTGCAGGGGATGCTGAAGGAGCGGTGCCTCCAGTACCTCACCGCGCTGACGGACCGGCGCTATCAGGGCATCGAGTGGGACAAGGAGGGTCGGGCCTTCGTGCTCGCGGCCGGCAAGCGCATCCCCGTGGGCGAGCTGCCGCCGAAGGACCTGGACCTGTACTACCTGGCCCTGCGGATGACGGTGGTGGAGAAGGCGAGCGCCCGCGTGAAGCGCCCCTTCGTGCTGGAGGACGTCTTCACCGGCGTGGAGGAGGTGAAGCTGCCCCTCATCGCCCGCATGCTCAAGCACCTGGGCACGCTGACGCAGGTGCTGCACGTGACGGGGCACCCCGGCTTCGCGCAGATGGCGGACGGCACCGTCAACGTGTAG
- a CDS encoding KH domain-containing protein — MEQLLTYLARALVDQPDQVSLRISDAEGARLFELKVAPEDVGKVIGRDGRTVNALRTLLNAAAQKAGQKVRLEILDDRRNAAGAPGAAPPPAAPDASR; from the coding sequence GTGGAGCAGCTTCTTACCTATCTGGCGCGGGCCCTGGTCGACCAACCGGACCAGGTCAGCCTGCGTATCTCCGACGCGGAAGGCGCCCGGCTCTTCGAGCTGAAGGTCGCCCCCGAGGACGTCGGCAAGGTCATCGGCCGTGACGGGCGCACCGTGAATGCCCTCCGGACGCTGCTCAATGCCGCTGCGCAGAAGGCCGGGCAGAAGGTCCGCCTGGAGATTCTCGACGACCGGCGCAACGCGGCTGGCGCGCCTGGCGCCGCACCGCCGCCGGCCGCACCGGACGCCTCGCGGTGA
- the sucD gene encoding succinate--CoA ligase subunit alpha — MSILVNENTKVVCQGITGSAGSFHSKQMMEYGTKLVAGVTPGKGGTDFEGKVPVFNTVADAVKQAGANTSVIFVPPPFAADSIMEAADAGISLIITITEGIPVNDMVRAKRYLQGKPGVRLIGPNCPGVITPGAKCKIGIMPGHIHKPGRIGVVSRSGTLTYEAVHQLTQLGLGQSTAVGIGGDPVNGTDFVDVLKLFNADPETDAVIMIGEIGGSAEEAGAEYVAREFTKPIAGFIAGQSAPPGKRMGHAGAIISGGKGTATEKMKAMEAAGFLMAASPAELGTTLQEALKRGAPKKR; from the coding sequence ATGAGCATCCTCGTCAACGAAAACACGAAGGTGGTCTGTCAGGGCATCACCGGCTCTGCGGGCTCGTTCCATTCGAAGCAGATGATGGAGTACGGCACCAAGCTCGTGGCCGGCGTGACGCCGGGCAAGGGCGGCACCGACTTCGAGGGCAAGGTCCCCGTGTTCAACACGGTGGCTGACGCCGTGAAGCAGGCGGGCGCCAACACCTCCGTCATCTTCGTCCCGCCTCCCTTCGCCGCCGACTCCATCATGGAGGCCGCCGACGCGGGCATCTCCCTCATCATCACCATCACCGAGGGCATCCCCGTCAACGACATGGTGCGCGCCAAGCGCTACCTGCAGGGCAAGCCGGGCGTGCGCCTCATCGGCCCCAACTGCCCGGGCGTGATTACGCCGGGCGCCAAGTGCAAGATCGGCATCATGCCGGGCCACATCCACAAGCCGGGCCGCATCGGCGTGGTGTCCCGCTCCGGCACGCTGACCTACGAGGCCGTGCACCAGCTCACCCAGCTGGGCCTGGGCCAGTCCACCGCCGTGGGCATCGGCGGGGACCCGGTCAACGGCACGGACTTCGTGGACGTGCTGAAGCTCTTCAACGCGGACCCGGAGACGGACGCGGTCATCATGATTGGTGAGATCGGCGGCAGCGCCGAGGAGGCGGGTGCGGAGTACGTCGCTCGCGAGTTCACCAAGCCCATCGCCGGCTTCATCGCCGGCCAGTCGGCGCCCCCGGGCAAGCGCATGGGCCACGCCGGCGCCATCATCTCCGGTGGCAAGGGCACGGCGACCGAGAAGATGAAGGCCATGGAGGCCGCCGGCTTCCTGATGGCCGCCAGCCCCGCCGAGCTGGGCACCACCCTCCAGGAGGCCCTCAAGCGGGGCGCTCCCAAGAAGCGCTGA
- the rplS gene encoding 50S ribosomal protein L19 produces the protein MRNAAIQYVEAKFLRQDVAEFRPGDNVRVHWKVKEGEKERVQAFEGVVIRKSGASHRATFAVRKMSFGVGVERIFPLHSPRYEKIEVLSRGDVNRSRLFYLRDRKGKAARVDVQEEPTAAGLAQSAAAKAAKAAKAPKNA, from the coding sequence ATGCGTAACGCCGCCATTCAGTACGTCGAGGCCAAGTTCCTGCGCCAGGACGTCGCCGAGTTCCGTCCCGGTGACAACGTGCGCGTCCACTGGAAGGTGAAGGAGGGCGAGAAGGAGCGCGTGCAGGCCTTCGAGGGCGTCGTCATCCGCAAGAGCGGCGCTTCGCACCGCGCCACCTTCGCCGTGCGCAAGATGTCCTTCGGCGTCGGCGTGGAGCGCATCTTCCCCCTCCACAGCCCCCGCTACGAGAAGATCGAGGTCCTCTCCCGCGGTGACGTGAACCGCAGCCGCCTGTTCTACCTCCGCGACCGCAAGGGCAAGGCCGCCCGCGTGGACGTGCAGGAGGAGCCGACGGCCGCTGGCCTGGCCCAGTCCGCCGCCGCCAAGGCCGCGAAGGCTGCGAAGGCCCCCAAGAACGCCTAG
- the trmD gene encoding tRNA (guanosine(37)-N1)-methyltransferase TrmD, which produces MSTPFRVELLTLFPGMVSGYLGASILGKAQEKGLLSATVTDVREYAEGKHRVTDDAPYGGGAGMVMKPEPLVAAIEAARTRLPGARALLMSPRGPAFTQATARELVRHEAGLILVCGRYEGVDERVMAHLDGELSLGDFVLTGGEVAAMAVVDAVARLVPGVLGNVDSSVTESFEEGLLEHPHYTRPPVFRGSEVPAVLQSGDHARIARWRRWKSLMLTRERRPDLFARLELSAADQKLLARREEDL; this is translated from the coding sequence ATGAGCACGCCGTTCCGGGTGGAGCTGCTCACGCTGTTCCCCGGCATGGTGTCCGGATACCTGGGGGCGAGCATCCTCGGGAAGGCCCAGGAGAAGGGCCTGCTGTCCGCCACCGTCACCGACGTGCGCGAGTACGCGGAGGGCAAGCACCGCGTCACCGACGATGCGCCCTATGGCGGCGGCGCGGGCATGGTGATGAAGCCGGAGCCGCTGGTGGCGGCGATTGAAGCCGCCCGGACGCGGCTGCCTGGCGCCAGGGCGCTGCTGATGAGCCCGCGAGGGCCCGCCTTCACCCAGGCCACGGCCCGCGAGCTGGTGCGCCACGAGGCCGGGCTGATCCTGGTGTGCGGCCGCTACGAGGGCGTGGACGAGCGGGTGATGGCGCACCTGGACGGGGAGCTGTCCCTGGGGGACTTCGTCCTCACCGGGGGCGAGGTGGCCGCCATGGCGGTGGTGGACGCGGTGGCGCGGCTGGTGCCCGGCGTGCTGGGCAACGTGGACTCGTCCGTCACCGAGAGCTTCGAGGAGGGGCTGCTGGAGCACCCCCATTACACCCGCCCGCCCGTCTTCCGGGGGAGCGAGGTGCCCGCCGTCCTCCAGTCCGGGGACCATGCCCGCATCGCCCGCTGGCGCCGCTGGAAGTCGCTGATGCTCACCCGGGAGCGCCGTCCGGACCTGTTTGCCCGCCTGGAGCTATCAGCAGCCGACCAGAAACTGCTGGCCCGCCGGGAGGAAGACCTGTAA